ACCGGTCGACCGGAGTCGTTCTGACCAAATAGGCCGGCAGCGACAAGAGGGAATGACCTGCAGCGGTGTGCAATCAATGTGTGGTGTGGTAGccgacaaaaaaagaagaagaaaagaagcaaTCCGATGAATCAACAACAATGCGGTGGCGGTTCACCTAATTCCGGTGACGGAGAGCGGGGCCGGCGGGGAAGGGGGGGTCACCGGGAGTCTCGCTAACGAAAGTGCAGGGGCGGGGGTGACCCGAGGGAGAGACGTGGCTTTTACTTAGCCGCCACACGGTGAAGTAAATTTTTACTTCCTTACGACAGATAAGGGATCGGCCAGGTGCTGATTAGAGGAGTAAAATTAAAACTTTCAACTCCTATAACCGGTTATaagggatcggttagaaatgcAGGAGGCATCAGCATCGCTCGCTAACTCTTCTTTCTGTCGCGCCAGGATTCCACCACGCGCGCCCATTTGTGTTAACGCGAGCGCTATTTCTCGCTTTAAGCGAGATGATTATCTTGAAAAATAGAGTAAAAATTGTTGCTCACGCGAGGAGTCGATCCTGGGATCTTCATGTTTCTTCGACACGCGCTAGCCACTACGCCAGCTTCGGCTTTGGGTTCAATAAGTGGGGTGCAACATACTAGAAAAAATGAACTAGTTTACACACAGGTTCATTCTTTTCTTCCTGTTTTTACtgcttttttatttttcatttttctactccaattttttggttttcttttctcttctctattttttctttggctttctttttctcctcctttttttccttttcttttttcttatgtttgttttCGTTTTTATTCAACATTTTTGTATATGTCGAAAtaaatgatcaacattttttttatacacgttcaacattgtctgaatgcttattcaacatttttaaaatatttttttgacatttcaatACTATTCAACATTTCTCAAATACtcgttcaatatttttcaaatactcgttcaacatttttaatacttattcaacaatttttaaatacttgttcaacatttttgttaatacttattcaacattttcaaatacttgttcaacatttttcaaattctcatacaacaattttTAGTAGTTAtttgacatttttcaaatacttttttaacatttttaatacttattcaaaaatttcaaatacttgttcaacatttttcaaatacttgtgcaacatttttatatacttgttcaacatttttcaaatttgttcttgaagagtgttttgtgtataGATATGTAGAATATTTTAGAGTAtacagaaaaatacaaaaatatagcAAATAACAAGAACAGAAActggaaaaaaaaacaaaaaaggggcCCATCTGGGCTCCCCGGACTCAAGACGTCGCCCTGTGATCGCTTAAAGCCAGACATACGGGCAACCCTGTGTTAACCAGCCAGgtgttaatatttttgtctataaatctTATCGAAGTTTACAAAGTTTAACTTTGAACAGAGCTAATATACGGAGTAGATAAAAAACGGAGGAAGTATGTTGATTCAGTACAATTTTGTACGAAATCAGCGACAGTTAATCAGGATTGGAGGGAGTAGCATTTGGACAACTGAATTGATTTATCCGTCTACAGTAAAATAAGAGCGAGGAGCTAGCCGAAAAGCCCTCTCTGTGTGCTAGTGGTAAATTTGTTTTCCCACTTTGTCCACACCTCACAGCTGGACACAGCACTCTCCATTTCTCCTGTTCCGCACCAATCGGCAGCCAACACGAGGCCAGAGCCACCCCAAAACCCCCGCAGCAAACTCAGCGAGGATCCCCACCCCTACCTAAGCCCTAGACCCCTCACCGGCGACcatgcccgccgccgccaccgccgcctccgggaCGGCCGTGGCTTCCTACACCGACTACATCCCCGACTCCGTCAAGAGCTTCGTCTCCGACCTCTACCGCTCCATCCGCGGCGGCGACGTGGTCGGGACCGACAAGCTGTACGAGGGCGACTTCCACCGCCTCTCCGCCCGCGTCTACCGCGACGCGCCCTGGCCGCCCGCCAAGGCCGTCGCGACCTACTGCGACGACGAccacgtcttcctcctcctctacaGCGAGCTCACGTCCCGCGACGCCCACGCGCACCTCCCAGGCCTCACCCTCACGCGCCGCGCCGACTCCTGGGACACCTACTGCTCCCTCTTCACCGTCGTCCTCCAGAACGCCCTCACCATGCAGCTGCCCAACCAGTGGCTCTGGGACATGGTCGATGGGTTCGTGTCCCAGTTCCAGACATTCTGCCAGTACCGCACCAAACTCGAGGACAAGACCGAGGAGGAGATCAGCCTACTCCAGCGGTTCGACCAGGTCCGCGCTTACTTATGTCCATTTACTTGTGGGCTTAGAACGAATTGTGGATTGTGGTTCGTGCATGGTAAATAAATGGTATCCTTTGGCGAATTTCAGTTTCTCCTGGCAGTATAGTTTACTGAATGGTACTAGGTTCGTTATTCTCGATGTTTCAGTTAGATTGTGATATTTAGGATGCTGTGGAgctggttcgtgcctagaaccggataTTAATGCCAGTCTCAATTTTATTCAGGAGTTACACTTGAGGTGTCAGATGTGGCTTGTGCTGTGGCAGTTTACTGCATTGCATTGTGTCCCAGTATTATTCGTGAGTTATGTATGTGGATTGTGGTGGCAGAGTTGGTTTTTGCTTGTTAATGGTAGTCACTAGTTCAGTGGATAGTACATACTACTTTGATTACTTATGTGGCGCCTGCACATTGTTTGTTCAATTGTACTCTCAGTTGGTTAAGCTAGTTTTCATGAGTTATTCATAAGTGTTCTGCACAGGTGGTTCTTGCTTTTGATATTGAGTTGTGACTTGTGAGGGGATTCCTTACAATATGTCTATCAGTCATACTTGGTTGGGTGTTTCTAAGGTtacgtctagcttgaattttgatgGGTTTTTTTGGTGGTAGTGTTTCCTAACTAATAGTCTTCTTTACAGGCATGGAGTGTGTATGGGGTTTTCAATTACTTGAAGGCACTGGTGGAGAATTCGATGATCAGAGAGGTCCTGGAGAGGGAGGAGCGGCTTGAGCAGTTCAGGATGATGAATGGGTATGAGCACAAGCAGGGTGGGAGCAACGTGTTGAAGATGCTGGGGTACTACAGCATGATTGGGCTGCTGAGGGTGCATTGCCTGATAGGGGATTACCATACTGGGCTGAGGTGCTTGTTGCCTATAGATATTGGCCAGCAGGGTGTCTACACCACTGTGACTGGGAGCTACATTTCCACTATCTACTACTATGGTTTTGCCAACTTCATGATGCGCAGGTGTGTAATACACTAGCTTGAGCATTTTCACCATATATATTTATATTGCATTCTACTAAGACCGAAGTGCACTTATTTTTTATTATGGGATATGATAATTGTAGCCCCTCCACTTTGTACAAATAATGACTGATTGTGTTGTTTCCCCATATGTGACAATTCCATAGGCGGTCCTATTGTTGTGTACTTTAAGCTTGGAGTGAGTTAGCAAAAATGTATAATTGTAGTTTAACATCATGTTGTCTTATGGGTAAAGCCTTTGCTGCAGTTTTTCCTTTTGTGCGTACCGTGTTTACGCTAGTCTATGGTAATTGATTGCCAGTAAATTATTCTTGTTTCCCATGCTCAACTCAAAGTGCTTGATTTTCGTGGGTTTCTGATGAGTAATATTATTACCTGATAAAGTATTCGTGTTTTCTGTGCTTACTCCAAAGTGCTTGGCTATCATTGTTCTTCTAATGAGTGATATCATGCGATCAATAATTTGGAGCATGCTTTTCAGTTGTACAAAGATGAGAATATGTTGCTATGTGGCGTGCAAGTGGCACATGCTATTAGTTGCACTTCAGCATCTTGATATTGTCCAAGCTGGAACTGCTTTTAACTGATTCACCATGTTTCTGGGCTGATCTAGGTATGCTGACGTGATACATCAATTCAACAAAATTCTGCTGTATATCCTGAAGTATAAGCAATACCATGAGAAGTCTCCGCAGTATGACTTTGTGCTGAAGAAGAATGAGCAGATGTATGCACTATTGGCAATCTGCCTCTCATTGTGCCCACAGAACAATCTAATAGCTGAAGATGTTAGCACTGAGCTGAAGGGTAAGTATGGTACTGAAATGGAAGAGATGCTTAGAGGTGATGGTGAGGCACattatgatgaactcttttccgTTGCCTGCCCCAAGTTCATTGCTGCATGGCCTCCAGTTTTAAAAGAGCCATTTACAAACTACAACCAGGTATTATCTAAAGCTAATATAGCAACGGTATTCTTCTTTTGTATATATATTTTGTTGTATCCCAGATTGGGTTAGGTACCATGGCGTTTCTAGGCTGGGAACATACAGTGTATCTTTGCTTGTTTATCATCTCCAGGAAGCTGCTAGTTCCATTTTTACTGCATCAGTATATGTTTGCACAACCTTTGTCATTGAAAGGCCAAAGTGATTTAGTAACAGAAGTTTCTATATAAGTACCATGGATTAGAAAAACGAATATAAACCCAGTAAAAATTCTCAGCTGTATTAATCAGTTCACGGTTATATACTTAAGGAGATAAATAGAAACATAAATTGGGCACATATATAGATGAAGTTACACTATTGTAGCCTGTGAACATCTGTTATGAACTTTTTTGTACAACGGAATGTTTTATGTTAATGTATATGTACTGATTCGACCTTAGTACTAAATTCTGACCAGGCAGTTTTTCAGTTTCAACACTATTTTCTGGTTTCTGGCATGGCGCATGTACTCATGGCTTATGAAATTATAGAGAAGTTGCTTCAATTGTATTTCTTTGGCTCAGTGGTTTATGGAATTATAGAGAAGTTGCTTTCTTTGTTTTAGTTTGCAATTTCACTTCTGTTAACAAAACAAGCTCTAAATTGCTTACTGTCCAGGATGTATATCGTCTTCAGTTGAAGCTGTTTCTTGATGAAGTGAAGCAACAGCTATTTCTTGGGGATATCAGAAGCTTTCTAAAAGTGTTTTCAGTGATAACCATTGGCAGACTTGCGCAGCACATGAGATTGGATGAGAACGCTCTAAGGTCTGTATAGTTATTTTTTTTATGTTTTACTGATTATGTTAAGAGTTTTTAGGGATTCTAACTTGTATATGGACAGGGCAATCCTTCTGGCGTACACCCGCAAAACTCATGCCGTTGACAATTACGGAAAGATCACATCCAGTGCAGACTTTGACTTCTATATTGATGAGGTAGCACAATTGTTGTGTACCAACTATGACCTTTTTTTGCCTTCTTATGGACTACCTGTATTCctttttgtttgtgcattcatagacAGAGCCTTTTGTTTAATATTTTTATCAACCTGCTTGGCGAAAAGGAATGCTTATTTTGCTAGCTTCGGAAgtacatctccatgcttgatcttgatCTGTTGAATTTCCTACGTTTTATGCTTTTAGATTCAGTATATAGGCTTGAAAttgagcgtattttgcatttaagCATAAGAATTGTATGATCTTAAACCGAACAATTAGTGCAAAATTGTGTGCATGCCTAAATGGGTTGTTTTTCATGTCTCCAATCGGTTTTATCTACACGAGGACAGCACTCTGGCTGTGTCCGTTTTTTTTTTTTTGGGAACCTTTGTTTTGTCTGCTGTTGAAACGATCGTTGCAATGCAAGCATGATTCATCATCAGTATATTATTACTGCAAGTCTGCACGTGACTGACTACTCCATGTGATTTGTTAAATCCATTTGGTTAATGCAGGAAACAATTCATGCTACTGAATCCAAGTCAAGCAAGCACCACCATGATTACTTTTTGACGCATATTTCGAAGGTATCCTAAGATCTGTAGCCTTTCTTTCCTCTGTCGATAGTCTACATTGCGTTTCCTTGGACACTTCCTGTGTTCCTTTTGTTTGGTGCTTAGCCCTAGAATAGCTGTCTCTGTGATATCCATATAATCTAACTATCTTTATCATCATCTCCAACAGCTTGAGGAAGTGATGGGCGAGTTGAGTGAGGTACAGCTAGCTGAGCCTGCAATTTCCCCGGGTGAAGAAGCTTGCATGCTTCCTTCTTACGACGGGGCGCACTGGCACTGCTGATGGTTAATGCAAAAGATTTTGTTGCCGTATCGAGCGATCCTTTTTGTCTCCTGTGAACGAAATCCTCGCCAACTAGAAGGTTACGACTTCATTAACGATGCTAACTCTTTCAGCCATGTATCGGAATGGCAAGTTCTGCTCATGAACACTGTTTCTGGGCTGTAGAATCTACACATCCAAATGGTTATGATGATGCCAGTGTCTCCGTGTCACAACTGTCACGTTGAAATGGTTGTGATGTTGATCGAAAAACGTCTAAATGGCGGTGATGTAAATCTAAAGAATGGTTTCAGTGCATGGTTTATATGGCGTTGTCGCCTATGGATGTGGTGTGTTTTTCTCTATTCCATTGATATCTTTCTTTTGGACGCCCTGTTCTAGCGTGTACCGGCCGGGCGCAAATGTGCATCCGTGTCGAATACGAGAAGAGGAATAGGGCAGGTAGATCCGCCTTGGATCTCTTGATCGTCCATCGTatccgttttttttctttttttttctgaaaagAAGGGTTTGTCCCAGCCtctgcatctgaacgatgcatCCTATTCCTATCGTATCAGTTGGCTCCAGTTACTACTTActagaatatttttgaatttttgtgAGGGTATAGCCTGCTTCTTTTTATCTTGTCCAGCCGTCGGCCATCTCAGTTTACATCTCCTGTTGCACGAGCAAGTTCGATAGCGGTACGGGGACTGTCCCTGTTTTCCATTTGGTCTCGTACCCACGTGTTCTCATCTGTATAAATGCAAGTAAGAGTACGCCGCCCAAAGCATCACTCGAGGACATCGCAGTTACGCAAGACGGCAAGAAGAGCGGCCAAAGTTTCAGGCTCAATCTCGTCTTCCAGAACCAAATACTTGTGCCTTCGTAGCCTCGCAGAGGGAAGGCTGACAAACTCGCTCGATCGCCGTCGACATTTGCTGGCCACGCTGTCAGCTAGTTCAGCGGCCAGCAGGGCCACCATCGAGCTTACTTTTTTTAGTTTTCGAAGGAAAACCATCGTGCTTACATGGCCACGGACCCTGAGGCCTGTAGATGCTTGACGTGACCTCGGCCCGATGCGAGCCGTACGTGCTACCGTGCTCAGGTTTACTTTAGTCCCATACCGCTAGAGCTGAACGGTCTCTCCCTAATTAAAGGAACCTGCGCTGGTGCTCGTATTGCCTCCTCGGAGGCACCTGCCTGACCCTAACCCAGTTTGTCTGTCTTTACCAAACCATAGGACTTAAAACACGACCTATTTTCATTGAAGTTCAGACATAATTTTACATAAAAAGGTTGATATTTTGACCATTTATACTAAAAACTAAAAACAATAATGCTAAACCCCGTACGGGACAACCACCTCCTACGTGTGGCTGCCCTGCCTTGCCGCACCGTCATCGTCGTCCTTCCAGCGGTGGAAGGGCGTCGGATGGCCACAACAACCTTGTCCGGTGGTTGCTCCTCCTCAGACCCGACAACCCTCGAGCCCGAGGGACCGCCACAACCGCCGCCTCTGAGGTAGTGGAGGCTGCGTCTCCGCATCTTTGTCATCGCGGGGGGCAACTCCTCCTTGACGCGGCGGCGACACGGGCCCATCAATGCGGACGTGCCGAATGTGTGGCGGCGGTGGTGCGGGCTCCTCCTTGACGCGTCGTTTGATATGGATGGCGCGGTTGTGGGGCGGGGAGGGGGGGTTCCTCCTTGACCCGCCGAAGTGGGGCGCCGACTCCTGCTTCACGCGGTAGCACGGTGCAGACGGTGGCTCCTCATTGACACGCGCCGGCGATGATGGCGCCGGGCCCATCTGACGGAACGAtctctcctttgatctccatctgacGGACGAATTCTTCGTCTATCACAGTAGCCTCCGCGAGGAGGCGGTGTCGCTACTGCGGCATCTAGTCGTCCTCGTTGCAACAATCTCCTCCTTATCGGAGGAGTCGGCTGTTGTGGATGCCGAGGGGCCCGGAGAGTGAGGGCGGCAGTGCCAAGATCCGCCTCGTGAAGAATTGCCACCGCCTCCGACTGCCGGCACGAAGAACCATGACTTCGGCATCGGCACTGGAGTTGGAGAGGCTCTGATAGGAGGGTGGGCTCGGAGAGGACGAAGTGCGGATGTGCATCACCGGCGGACGGCTTAAATAGCCGTGGCAAGCCGATGCGAAGGGCCGGTCAGCCCGCTTCAATACGGCGCAGCGGCCGGATTTAATTCTCGGGATGCAGCGTCCGCATAGAAGCGTGACGCCTAAGAGGCCGCGTCCGCTAGTGTCGCCCTCATGTCTGGTCACATCACGCGACATCAATGCCTGCCGCTCCATGCTTTGGGCCGACATGAATGCGGTGCCTCAAGTGGTGCGAGTGTTCGACGAAAAAACCCAGGAAAGGCGTGTGAGATTTTTGGGTGCGCCACGGTCGTTAGAAGCGGGCACGGCGGCGGTCCGGGTGCCTGCAAAGCCCCCCTTCCCCCTGTTTGTCTCAGGTTTATGGGAAAAAGTGCGTCCGGACCGATCGATGGATCGATGCAGCCCCGTCTTGGATGGCAAAACTTATTTGAACGGTTGTAGGCGGTTTAAAGGTCCGCGATGGAGATGCCACTCCCTCCATTTCtatatataagcctttttagagatttcaatatgggctacatacggatgtatataaacatattttagaatgtagatcatTCATTTTTTATCTATATTGAAATCTTTGAAAGGTCTTATatttatttagaaacggagggagtatatagtattTCCGTATCAAATGGCGAACTGAAGCCAACATTAACCAACAAGGTCTGGCAGGAAAAAAAGGTCGGCAAACTTTGGCTGGTGCGTGGAGAGCGAGCACCTCCTTATTCGTACTACATACAACTATGTGTGTTAAGCAGCAGACGCGTCGAGGCAGACCCACTGGACAAGAAAGATCTTTTCGCAGTTGATGTTGGGATTGAAGCCCAGGAAATCCTCCTGGGCCAGACCGGCGCCGTCCGCGATGGAGGAGCAGGTGTCGCCCGTCTGCACCGCGTTCACCTTGTTGCACGCCAGCGCCAGCACCGCCTTCACCGCATACCCTGCGAAACGCATGCACATTTGGCCGCTGCTACACATGCAGATCAACTGGAGCATGCTGATCGGTTGACATGACGTACCTCGGCTAACGCTGTGGCGTTGCACCTGCACGGTAATCCTGCCATCGGCGAGAGTGACCGCCACGAGCAGGGACGTGATCAGGAGAGCGGCGACTCCGTGGTTGGCCATTGCAGCTGCATGCTGTCGACGCGAAGGAAGGTTTGAACTTTAGTTATTAGGCTCTGCTTGCGGTGGTGATGATGGGGAGAGTGTCACattcctagttctggtatgacctaggttaGCTTTCACGTTGCATtatgtttaaatttcattgaaatttgaaatggggatctgtgaaacccttagaatcatttctgaaaataacCCAAGTAAaagttgctccaaaaaggtccaagaaaaatgttcatgttgctctttaaaaatattggtcagaggtaaaattcaaaccaacattttcaggagctcataagtatttatcttggacatttggaattaatgcagtaattatttgctttgaatATATATTATTATATacataaaatattgtccaaaaattatgccagtagttgaggagctcaggaataataccactagcccatgcaaaaattggcataagtaaataaaatgatttagtatttttactaaatcaaaacaaatgtcagaaaaatagaaaagaaaaacaaaagggaaatacttacctggaccttacctgcagCCTGGCAGCCCAGTGGCCCATCAggccggcccagctgactggcgctgccagtcgtcctcctcctcgagccaGAAGGACGAGCacgcgcgcgcgcccgagagcACCACGCCACCAGGGCGTCTGCCTGTGTCCCCAGGCCAGCTCGACACCGTGGCCGACCTCCTTGGTGCCGTCCCGATCGCTCTGACTCCCCCTTACTCTCTCCGTGTCCATCCCCCTCCTCTGATCTCTCTGCGCAGCACCACCGGACGCCATCATCGTTGCCGCTCGCCGCTGCCGCGGCCACAGCCATCTCCTCACCCCTCTGTCGTGTCCACCAGCACCGCCGTTGAGCTCCGCCTCCCCAAGCCGAAGGAATCAAgcccggacgccctgcatcgcctccacgccatcgtcttcaacctcgggttgACCGAGATCGCCGTCGCCCATACGTCGCCATCAGGCCGCCCCCGAGCTCACCGTCTCCTTCATACGAaccgccgtgagcccctgcctctttcccctctccccccGTGCTCTTCTCCTCGACATAGCCGCCGCTTCGCCGACGACCGAATCGCGCCGCCGCTTGAGCCCctcaccgtcgtggccacagtcaccgtagcccccaaccgagcacacccacgtgctcACCGCACCACGCAGAGGCCGTAGGTGCTATGCCTGCATCGCCACGCCCACTGCAGCTTCGAACCCGAGCtcgaccgaactccggccgccgcggacttGCTCAC
The Triticum dicoccoides isolate Atlit2015 ecotype Zavitan chromosome 3A, WEW_v2.0, whole genome shotgun sequence genome window above contains:
- the LOC119269217 gene encoding eukaryotic translation initiation factor 3 subunit L-like, whose translation is MPAAATAASGTAVASYTDYIPDSVKSFVSDLYRSIRGGDVVGTDKLYEGDFHRLSARVYRDAPWPPAKAVATYCDDDHVFLLLYSELTSRDAHAHLPGLTLTRRADSWDTYCSLFTVVLQNALTMQLPNQWLWDMVDGFVSQFQTFCQYRTKLEDKTEEEISLLQRFDQAWSVYGVFNYLKALVENSMIREVLEREERLEQFRMMNGYEHKQGGSNVLKMLGYYSMIGLLRVHCLIGDYHTGLRCLLPIDIGQQGVYTTVTGSYISTIYYYGFANFMMRRYADVIHQFNKILLYILKYKQYHEKSPQYDFVLKKNEQMYALLAICLSLCPQNNLIAEDVSTELKGKYGTEMEEMLRGDGEAHYDELFSVACPKFIAAWPPVLKEPFTNYNQDVYRLQLKLFLDEVKQQLFLGDIRSFLKVFSVITIGRLAQHMRLDENALRAILLAYTRKTHAVDNYGKITSSADFDFYIDEETIHATESKSSKHHHDYFLTHISKLEEVMGELSEVQLAEPAISPGEEACMLPSYDGAHWHC